A single genomic interval of Chryseobacterium paludis harbors:
- a CDS encoding COG1470 family protein: MLYDLFKKVLFIFLISAFVFIPAQNSAGISLDIRNESRADKGNIVDLTLVLKNEGNHSFKGKIEINTPSGFRSISGNKIEVAMNSGDNLFLPVKILVNNNAGAGESQIIFKLTDSQNTIVVQKQIAYTIAENNAMRISAEVPVVYMNNTNDSIEVRARVSNLGNKKQNVSVVFKIPETSQGSVFVEKTGNIGVQKDSVFVFRFLPSKILMRSSQFTVNIAGFREPDKEIFGNASVSVQNISSTQRYQNIQSDMFSNFTKNSITASYRHVGENLDMYQLMGSGGFNLPSGYIFIRGNIYTMNNQSDPIINNTYISYHQENNEFTLGNISKLLELSLFGRGAEYAFTSSDKNKKIEVGFIDQSFSLIEKNSFLKNGYGFYAKGILGAQNASHSISGTYIFRNDPYDKGKHNLLGTDIQYAFGKDWKMNSKIYSGLSVYEGINVTKPSLALESQYSGMIKKVNLNGNYFYSTDYYPGNRRGMLQIQQNFSTNIFKDHYVYANITIANFSPKFYFYNNTLKSDNIRLDTGINFPKKGDFGLGIGYQYQEESSNTYNNFFNVPGNQESKQLKAQRLTEYITWFSPNKKHSSVIGIETGLVNYPNIIHPEYQMKISGNYNYKWLNLSCIYQYGSYFLSEYAFSKMVNTNNSYEKLSLSAFVNKSFFSEKVNLTSGISYTNDVLYGKSPSGFINLKYSKERYGIYLNSSWFNYSSNSFNNNLLTVEVGVSLNFQTTALDPGKKGEIKAFVYYDHNNNNLYDEGDKEAKDYLIMLNNTSFRTNKEGNIVYKSIPFGKYTLKQIIQQGWYYDEAEFEVSKHHHFLEIPLHQNGTSRGKVIYEFDTKTAMEFSPKIGGIIFNIYHNDQFLQRVITDDNGEFVSFLESGNYKMELNVNSLPVNTYCERISSDFKVEVGKIINLEPFIIKVKDKNIRVKKFGN; encoded by the coding sequence ATGCTGTACGATCTCTTCAAAAAAGTACTTTTTATTTTTTTGATATCTGCTTTTGTTTTTATCCCCGCGCAAAACAGCGCAGGGATCAGTTTGGATATCCGCAACGAATCCAGAGCAGATAAAGGAAATATTGTAGATCTTACTTTAGTTTTAAAAAATGAAGGGAACCATTCTTTTAAGGGAAAAATTGAAATTAATACACCATCCGGTTTCAGAAGTATTTCAGGAAACAAAATTGAAGTGGCTATGAATTCCGGTGACAATCTGTTTTTACCTGTAAAAATATTGGTGAATAACAATGCCGGTGCTGGAGAATCTCAAATTATTTTTAAGCTTACGGACTCACAAAATACGATCGTTGTACAAAAACAGATAGCTTATACGATCGCTGAAAACAATGCGATGCGGATATCCGCAGAAGTTCCTGTGGTTTACATGAACAACACTAACGATTCTATTGAAGTAAGAGCGAGAGTTTCCAATCTGGGGAATAAAAAACAGAATGTTAGTGTCGTTTTTAAAATTCCGGAAACTTCTCAGGGAAGTGTTTTCGTAGAAAAAACGGGAAATATAGGGGTTCAAAAAGACTCTGTGTTTGTATTTCGCTTTTTGCCTTCTAAAATATTGATGCGGAGTTCCCAGTTTACAGTTAATATTGCAGGCTTCAGGGAACCGGATAAAGAAATATTCGGAAATGCATCGGTTTCAGTTCAGAATATATCTTCGACCCAGCGTTACCAGAATATACAATCTGATATGTTTTCAAATTTCACTAAGAACAGCATCACCGCAAGTTACAGACATGTCGGTGAAAATCTTGATATGTACCAGTTAATGGGATCAGGGGGATTTAACCTTCCATCAGGATACATTTTTATCAGAGGGAATATCTACACGATGAATAACCAAAGTGATCCTATTATCAATAATACCTACATTTCTTATCACCAGGAAAATAATGAATTTACCTTAGGAAATATAAGTAAATTACTGGAACTTTCCCTATTTGGAAGGGGAGCAGAATATGCTTTTACGTCCTCAGATAAAAACAAGAAAATTGAAGTTGGTTTTATTGACCAAAGTTTTAGCCTGATAGAAAAAAATTCATTTTTAAAAAATGGGTATGGCTTTTATGCTAAAGGAATCCTTGGTGCACAGAACGCATCCCATAGTATTTCGGGAACCTATATTTTTAGGAATGATCCTTATGATAAAGGGAAGCATAATTTGTTGGGAACCGATATACAGTATGCCTTTGGTAAGGACTGGAAAATGAATTCCAAAATATACAGTGGGCTCAGCGTTTACGAAGGGATCAATGTGACAAAACCTTCATTAGCTTTGGAATCTCAATATTCAGGAATGATAAAAAAAGTAAATCTGAATGGGAATTATTTTTACAGTACAGATTATTATCCTGGAAACCGGAGGGGTATGCTCCAGATTCAACAAAACTTTTCCACGAATATTTTTAAAGATCACTATGTTTATGCTAATATAACCATAGCCAACTTTTCCCCTAAATTCTATTTTTACAATAATACTTTGAAGTCTGATAACATAAGATTGGATACCGGGATTAACTTTCCTAAAAAAGGTGATTTTGGGTTAGGTATCGGATATCAATATCAGGAAGAAAGTTCCAATACCTATAACAATTTTTTTAATGTACCCGGAAACCAAGAGTCAAAACAACTGAAAGCACAAAGGCTTACAGAGTATATCACATGGTTTAGCCCCAATAAAAAGCATTCTTCTGTCATAGGAATAGAAACAGGGCTTGTTAATTACCCTAATATTATTCATCCTGAATATCAGATGAAAATCAGTGGGAATTATAATTATAAATGGCTGAATTTAAGTTGCATTTATCAGTATGGAAGTTATTTTCTTTCTGAATATGCTTTTTCAAAAATGGTAAATACAAATAATTCTTATGAAAAACTTTCCCTTTCTGCTTTCGTCAATAAGAGTTTTTTTAGTGAAAAAGTAAATTTAACTTCAGGAATCTCGTATACCAACGATGTCTTATACGGAAAATCACCTTCCGGTTTTATAAACCTTAAATATTCGAAAGAACGTTACGGCATCTATCTTAATTCTTCATGGTTTAATTATTCTTCAAACAGTTTCAATAATAATCTTCTGACAGTTGAAGTTGGTGTTAGTTTAAATTTTCAGACTACTGCGCTTGATCCGGGTAAAAAAGGGGAGATAAAAGCTTTTGTATATTATGATCATAACAATAACAACCTCTATGATGAAGGAGATAAAGAGGCAAAAGATTATTTGATTATGCTTAATAATACTTCCTTCAGGACGAATAAGGAAGGAAATATTGTTTACAAATCGATTCCATTTGGAAAATATACCTTAAAACAGATTATCCAACAAGGCTGGTATTATGATGAAGCAGAATTTGAAGTCAGTAAACACCATCATTTTTTAGAAATTCCGCTTCATCAAAACGGAACTTCCAGAGGAAAAGTAATCTACGAGTTTGATACAAAAACAGCAATGGAATTCAGTCCTAAAATTGGAGGGATCATTTTTAATATTTACCATAATGATCAGTTCTTACAGCGTGTTATTACCGATGACAATGGGGAATTTGTATCCTTTTTAGAATCTGGTAATTACAAAATGGAGCTTAATGTGAATTCATTACCTGTGAATACTTACTGTGAGCGTATAAGCTCGGATTTTAAAGTGGAAGTAGGAAAAATAATCAATCTTGAACCGTTTATTATTAAAGTAAAAGATAAAAACATTCGCGTTAAGAAGTTTGGTAACTAA
- a CDS encoding S1 family peptidase has translation MKLSNEELALHDVMAAKLPDLIEEYFKRPEITSVGVSLKTVNDELTHQLSYTFGVKKKLPLTKVSNPIPATISGYPTDVIELDVQPNTLAEPNPVIEATRNEKTDPLIGGISISANGALMHGGREIRGNGTLGVMVNKKNDDNPYMMTCAHVLVGTTTKLDADVCQQSKWETTLDYCHDCAALKSYYHENVSFQRGSSTISAWLDCAIARKGWFRNATIGKVYGIGNVIGGFAIINASIIGEEVCKSGITTEVTTGDITSITTSLRLDNFDGTEVIATNLTMVRGRSGRFSNSGDSGSAVFTTNGSLLVGILGGSTVSGDQAFVSPSDAILSKWPGLSF, from the coding sequence ATGAAACTAAGTAACGAAGAGCTGGCATTACATGATGTAATGGCTGCAAAACTACCTGACCTTATTGAGGAATACTTCAAAAGACCTGAAATAACTTCTGTTGGCGTTTCCCTGAAAACCGTTAATGATGAACTTACCCATCAATTGAGCTATACTTTTGGTGTAAAAAAGAAACTTCCGCTAACAAAAGTATCGAACCCGATTCCGGCCACCATTTCAGGATATCCGACAGATGTTATTGAGCTTGATGTTCAACCTAATACTTTAGCTGAACCTAATCCCGTCATCGAAGCTACCCGTAATGAGAAGACCGATCCATTGATCGGAGGAATCAGCATTTCAGCCAATGGTGCACTCATGCATGGTGGAAGAGAAATAAGAGGTAATGGAACTTTAGGGGTAATGGTCAATAAAAAGAATGATGACAATCCTTATATGATGACCTGTGCCCATGTACTGGTAGGTACTACCACAAAATTGGATGCCGATGTATGTCAACAATCAAAATGGGAAACCACTTTAGACTACTGCCATGATTGTGCTGCTTTAAAGAGCTATTATCACGAAAATGTTTCTTTTCAAAGAGGCTCATCAACCATCAGCGCATGGCTAGACTGTGCCATTGCAAGAAAAGGATGGTTTAGAAATGCTACTATAGGAAAAGTGTATGGCATAGGAAATGTGATTGGAGGGTTTGCAATAATCAACGCATCTATCATCGGTGAAGAAGTTTGTAAAAGTGGGATTACTACAGAAGTTACCACAGGAGATATTACAAGCATCACAACGTCACTAAGACTTGACAATTTTGATGGAACAGAGGTAATTGCCACCAATCTGACCATGGTAAGAGGGAGATCAGGACGTTTTTCCAATTCAGGAGATTCCGGATCAGCTGTCTTTACAACAAATGGTTCTCTATTGGTAGGCATACTTGGTGGGTCAACAGTTTCCGGAGATCAGGCCTTTGTCTCTCCTTCCGATGCTATTCTCAGCAAGTGGCCAGGCCTTAGCTTTTAG
- a CDS encoding helix-turn-helix domain-containing protein: MSKLKALRENKNLTQEELSEKSRISVRTIQRIESGIEPKGHTLRALAKALDIREDLLQDTEVIIEKDDVNTELKEEQPDINYSLIKIINLSSLLFIVVPPINVLVPLLLMFTMKQRNSIAKQIISVQILWTVFAPIVFMLGIFLKLGRQFTLIIMIAIVLSNVFIILRNAAEIDRYKKLYYKLKFNMI, encoded by the coding sequence ATGTCTAAATTAAAGGCCCTTAGAGAAAATAAAAATCTGACACAGGAAGAGTTATCAGAAAAATCAAGAATTTCTGTACGTACTATTCAGCGAATAGAGTCCGGAATTGAACCAAAAGGACACACACTAAGAGCACTGGCAAAAGCATTAGATATACGGGAAGATTTATTACAGGATACAGAGGTCATCATTGAAAAAGATGATGTAAATACAGAATTAAAAGAAGAACAACCTGACATCAATTATTCCCTGATAAAAATAATCAACCTTTCATCACTTCTGTTTATTGTAGTACCACCAATTAATGTATTGGTTCCACTGTTACTCATGTTCACCATGAAGCAAAGAAACAGTATCGCCAAACAAATCATTTCTGTTCAGATTCTATGGACCGTATTCGCTCCGATTGTATTTATGTTGGGAATCTTTTTAAAATTGGGGAGACAGTTTACATTGATCATTATGATCGCAATAGTTCTTTCCAATGTATTTATTATTCTTAGAAATGCAGCAGAAATTGACAGATATAAAAAACTTTACTATAAACTGAAATTCAATATGATATAA
- a CDS encoding helix-turn-helix transcriptional regulator codes for MIRKYEEKSTLARFIMHINNEDLKGIGLRNGIPVPINTFVYNKGEAQTVTIDEIEYTMPEASILPLVASLHFVFEHPDQLIAWQFNREFYCIVDHDTEVGCVGFLFYGIQHPMFIKLGTVEKKAMIQLEKLFHDEWKSSDNFQGEMLRTLLKQLIIKTTRIAKQQCESYQQFPDEKMDIVRKFMLVLEGNFKNEHGVNFYAAALNKSPKTLSNIFAILKQPAPSKVIQSRIILEAKRYLHYSDKSVKEIAYELGFESSAHFSRFFKMYSGTNASEFRSSSMTLPTKINP; via the coding sequence ATGATCCGGAAATACGAAGAAAAATCAACCCTCGCCCGTTTTATCATGCATATAAACAATGAGGATCTAAAAGGGATTGGATTACGGAATGGCATACCGGTTCCGATAAATACTTTTGTGTACAATAAAGGTGAAGCGCAAACGGTAACCATAGATGAAATCGAGTATACCATGCCCGAAGCTTCTATATTACCATTAGTTGCCAGTCTTCATTTTGTTTTTGAACATCCGGATCAACTTATCGCATGGCAGTTTAATCGCGAATTTTATTGCATTGTAGACCATGATACGGAAGTTGGATGCGTTGGTTTTCTATTTTATGGAATACAGCACCCAATGTTTATTAAACTGGGTACAGTAGAGAAAAAGGCAATGATCCAGCTTGAAAAATTATTTCATGATGAATGGAAATCGAGTGATAATTTTCAGGGAGAAATGCTGCGAACACTACTTAAACAGCTTATCATTAAAACAACACGTATCGCAAAACAGCAATGTGAGAGCTATCAGCAGTTTCCTGATGAAAAAATGGATATTGTAAGAAAATTCATGTTGGTTCTTGAGGGAAACTTTAAGAATGAACATGGTGTTAATTTCTATGCAGCTGCACTCAATAAATCTCCAAAAACACTGAGTAATATTTTTGCTATTCTAAAACAACCTGCTCCATCAAAAGTGATACAAAGCAGAATTATTTTAGAGGCGAAACGTTATCTCCATTATTCGGATAAATCGGTAAAAGAAATCGCCTATGAACTTGGATTTGAAAGCTCGGCTCATTTTAGTCGGTTTTTTAAAATGTATTCCGGAACCAATGCTTCGGAGTTTAGAAGCTCATCAATGACCTTACCCACAAAAATTAATCCTTAA
- a CDS encoding serine hydrolase domain-containing protein has product MTKYIQYIFLLLVVSINNIYAQSEKKATNNDEMIFSNDQSIENWLKENKIPTLGLGIIEDGKLKEVKVFGEIKKGISAPNNTYFNVASLTKPVTAMVALRLISLGKWKLDEPLDQYWVDPDLANDPRHKKLTTRIILSHQTGFPNWRWMNTDKKLNFQFDPGTKCQYSGEGFEYLRKALEKKFQKSLDQLAQELIFQPLKMNDTNYIWDQNINESRFAIGYNKEGQPYPTEKRETANAADDLHTTVEDYGNFLISVMKGKSLKPEIFQEMVKKQVKVKDDLYFGLGFAMYDLGNGNYALSHSGSDPGTRCIAFLLPNSGKGILIFTNVDEGQKIYEKLIIHYLGEDGKKILEIENR; this is encoded by the coding sequence ATGACAAAGTATATCCAATACATCTTTTTATTATTAGTTGTTTCCATCAATAACATCTATGCACAATCAGAGAAAAAAGCTACAAATAATGATGAAATGATCTTTAGTAATGACCAGTCCATCGAAAATTGGCTAAAAGAAAATAAAATTCCAACTCTGGGATTAGGTATTATTGAGGACGGTAAACTAAAAGAGGTAAAGGTCTTTGGTGAGATAAAAAAAGGTATTTCAGCACCTAATAACACCTATTTTAATGTAGCTTCACTCACCAAACCAGTAACAGCAATGGTTGCATTACGTCTGATAAGCCTGGGAAAATGGAAACTGGACGAACCCCTTGATCAGTATTGGGTAGATCCAGATCTTGCAAACGATCCAAGACATAAAAAACTGACCACCCGAATAATTCTGAGCCATCAGACAGGTTTCCCAAACTGGAGATGGATGAACACTGATAAAAAACTGAATTTTCAGTTTGATCCCGGTACAAAATGTCAATATTCGGGAGAAGGCTTTGAATACCTAAGAAAAGCACTTGAAAAAAAATTTCAAAAATCTTTGGATCAACTCGCTCAGGAATTGATTTTCCAACCTCTCAAAATGAATGACACTAATTACATTTGGGATCAAAATATCAATGAGTCAAGATTCGCCATTGGCTATAATAAAGAAGGACAGCCTTATCCAACAGAAAAAAGGGAAACAGCTAATGCTGCAGATGACCTTCATACTACTGTAGAAGACTATGGAAATTTCCTGATTAGTGTGATGAAAGGTAAAAGCCTGAAACCTGAAATTTTTCAGGAAATGGTCAAAAAACAGGTAAAAGTAAAGGACGATCTTTATTTCGGATTAGGCTTTGCAATGTATGATTTAGGAAATGGTAACTATGCCTTATCGCACAGCGGATCTGATCCCGGTACACGATGCATTGCTTTTTTACTGCCCAATTCCGGAAAGGGAATTCTCATATTTACTAATGTAGATGAAGGACAAAAAATATATGAGAAACTAATTATTCATTACTTGGGAGAAGACGGAAAAAAGATTCTTGAAATAGAAAACAGGTAA
- a CDS encoding CPBP family intramembrane glutamic endopeptidase gives MENTSISKPETRKNVALYLGLTLLFCLPVYYMCIRTGKLGGGAVSYATIVMWCPAIAALLTCRLRGIPISSLGWKWGLTKYQLLAYCIPLLYALVPYLVIWISGAGGFYNHEFVAEIGKGMGWDLPDGMVIVLYVLLMSSFGMVRSVGSALGEEIGWRGFLTPQLAKINSYTGTSLWMGVIWSLYHYPLLLFSNYNTGGPKWLALTSFTVMIFACCFIFTWFRLKSGSLWTAAILHASHNLFIQSIFTPLTVDKGHTNYYMDEFGIAVPIATVIVAYYFWRRRKELPEQRNEPPVSQTTITT, from the coding sequence ATGGAAAATACTTCAATCTCTAAACCCGAGACCAGAAAGAATGTTGCTCTTTATCTGGGACTAACTTTACTTTTTTGTCTGCCTGTTTATTATATGTGCATCCGTACCGGAAAACTCGGCGGTGGAGCCGTATCTTACGCTACAATAGTTATGTGGTGTCCTGCTATAGCAGCATTGCTTACCTGTCGTTTAAGAGGAATTCCTATTTCCTCATTGGGTTGGAAGTGGGGACTTACGAAATATCAGCTCTTAGCTTATTGTATTCCCCTTTTATATGCTCTTGTTCCTTACCTGGTTATCTGGATCAGTGGAGCCGGTGGTTTTTATAATCATGAATTTGTAGCAGAAATAGGTAAAGGAATGGGATGGGACCTACCGGATGGAATGGTCATTGTCCTTTATGTTTTACTGATGAGCAGCTTTGGGATGGTTCGCTCCGTAGGTTCAGCTTTAGGTGAGGAAATTGGATGGCGTGGTTTTCTGACACCACAATTGGCTAAGATCAATTCATATACCGGTACCTCATTGTGGATGGGAGTGATATGGTCTCTTTACCATTATCCACTTCTTCTTTTTTCAAACTACAATACAGGTGGTCCTAAATGGTTAGCCCTTACCAGTTTTACAGTAATGATCTTTGCCTGTTGTTTCATCTTTACATGGTTCCGGTTAAAGTCCGGAAGCCTCTGGACTGCAGCGATCCTTCATGCCAGTCATAATCTCTTTATACAGTCAATATTTACACCACTTACGGTAGATAAAGGGCATACGAATTATTATATGGATGAATTTGGTATAGCGGTACCCATTGCAACGGTCATCGTTGCCTATTATTTCTGGCGAAGAAGAAAAGAGTTGCCGGAACAAAGGAATGAACCCCCTGTATCACAAACCACCATAACGACTTAA
- the glsA gene encoding glutaminase A, which translates to MKNSGLLSAKGIFIAAFLSLNTVFYAQKTEDISTISEKTLTNILDKNRAYYSQGKVADYIPELGKMDAKAIAFSVVDKNGKVLNSGDVSKKFTMQSISKIIALMIAVNERGEANVFDKIGYFGSEQPFNHFSNLETIGKPLNPMMNAGAILTTSLISGEGEKPFLKVLDLVRYITKNQAIDYSRSVFESEKSTGNRNRGMFYLMKNNGLISGNEDQLDNYFKQCSIELTAEDLAKIGYFFANECTRFDGDSKYKNKETARLIESQMLTAGMYEFSGEYSRTVGLPSKSGVGGGITVSVPGKMGIGVFSPALDQHGNSLAGYHMILDFVKAYDLSIF; encoded by the coding sequence ATGAAAAATAGTGGTTTGTTATCTGCAAAAGGAATTTTTATTGCAGCTTTTCTTTCTTTAAATACAGTATTTTACGCTCAGAAAACAGAAGATATTTCAACGATTTCCGAAAAAACATTAACCAATATTCTTGATAAAAACAGGGCGTACTATTCTCAGGGTAAAGTAGCTGATTATATTCCTGAACTGGGAAAAATGGATGCCAAAGCAATTGCGTTCTCAGTGGTTGATAAAAATGGTAAAGTACTTAATAGTGGTGATGTAAGCAAGAAATTTACCATGCAGAGTATTTCAAAGATCATTGCCTTAATGATTGCTGTGAATGAAAGAGGAGAAGCGAATGTTTTTGATAAAATAGGATACTTCGGATCTGAACAGCCTTTTAATCATTTTTCAAACCTTGAAACAATAGGTAAACCACTTAATCCAATGATGAATGCCGGAGCCATTCTGACGACTTCTTTAATTTCAGGAGAAGGCGAAAAGCCATTTCTTAAAGTGTTGGATTTGGTAAGGTATATAACCAAAAATCAGGCAATTGATTACAGCAGATCTGTTTTTGAATCCGAAAAGTCTACTGGAAATCGTAACCGAGGTATGTTTTATCTGATGAAAAATAACGGATTGATTTCTGGAAATGAAGATCAGCTGGATAATTACTTCAAGCAGTGTTCCATTGAACTGACAGCTGAAGATCTTGCTAAAATAGGCTATTTCTTTGCTAATGAATGTACCAGGTTTGATGGGGATTCTAAATATAAAAATAAAGAAACCGCAAGATTGATAGAATCACAAATGCTTACTGCCGGAATGTATGAATTCAGCGGTGAATATTCCCGAACTGTGGGTCTCCCGAGTAAGTCTGGTGTTGGAGGTGGCATTACAGTAAGTGTTCCCGGTAAAATGGGGATTGGTGTTTTTAGTCCGGCTTTAGATCAACACGGAAATTCATTAGCGGGCTATCACATGATCCTAGACTTTGTGAAAGCATATGATTTAAGTATATTTTAA